Part of the Quercus robur chromosome 5, dhQueRobu3.1, whole genome shotgun sequence genome, CAACCCTTTTCGTGTCGTTTTGGCTAGAATACAGCAACGACCCCTGGTTTTGCTCAAACGTGTCAAAGTAATCTTAGTTCAAAATCattatgtgtattttttaaaatattattttggaaaGTTTTTGCCATTTTCAGGCAATCTCCAATTATGGTAAGGCAAGATGATGTaggacacaatttactatttaataattgtaatttattatttttggtatttttatgtaaaaaacgttattttaggtttaggtgatttatttccttgtttttaggtgcatttaatacTTTTTAGGTTAAACTTTATTCCTgatatggttaggtatcaattaggagttattttagaatataatttcttgtctgtcaagttttatggagcccttaaatagtcatctaagtctgtaaacgtttttcatatattattgaataaaaatcagaaaaggtgaggctttgctcttcttttggttcttcaagaactgtgaacttatcagggattcttccttgtagcgttcaaactttatacctttgattcgtgattcaattataatcattgggtcaagaTGTTACTTATATATTTGGTTCACGTTTCACTTATAAACGTTGGGTCAGagttttctatcaaaatctaaattttagctttcttgggcaagtattccaatatttttgttgggtctcaaagcgtgtctattgaggttcgcatcatttggtatcagagcacaggttctaaaattagttttctatctcttttatcttttgtttcctgCTATCATCCTATCTTGCtccttttgtgttctttattcctTGTTCTTATTTTGTGACGTGCACTAGGTCAAAATCGTGCAccaagctcaaaaaaaaaaagaaaaaaaagaagagatggTAATTATTGAGAACATTGTGGAAGATTCAATTGAGGTCAAATATGAGGATGAGTCCACAACTCACAATCCTCAAGTCTCAGTTGATTTGTTGAAGATGACTATACCatatgttgattttcttggagtagaaaattttaattttgttatcaaCCCTTTGTTGATTGATGTTGCAAGTAAATTGAAAGTAGATGAGAAGAAATTTTATGCTACACTTTTTGAAGGATTCAAGTTTCAGAACCGGATCAAGTTATTAAAGCATTcgaagtatttgtttatttggagcgGAAGATTTCAGATTTCAAAGATGAACTCGAGGACGAGTTTGTTTCAAGAGGAGGAGTCTGATGTaggacacaatttactatttaattattgtaatttattatttttggtatttttatgtaaaaaatgttattttaggttAGGTGATTTATtgccttgtttttaggtgcatttaatgctttttaggtcaaactttatTCCTGATATAGTTAAGTATCAATtaagagttattttagaatatattttcttgtctgtcaagttttatggAGTTCTTAAATAGTCATttaagtctgtaaacgtttttcatatattattgaataaaaatcagaaaaggtgaggctttgctcttcttttggttcttcaagaactgtgaacttatcaaggattcttccttgtggcgttcaaactttatacctttggttcgtgattcaattataatcattgggtcaaggtgttacttatacctttggttcgcgtttcacttataaacgttgggtcagggttttctatcaaaatctgaattttagctttcttgggcaagtattccaatatttttgttgggtctcaaagtgtgtcgattgaggttcgcaacatattccaatatttttgttgggtctcaaagcgtgtcTATTGAGGTTCGCATCACTAGAGGCTAGGCCAGGGTTTGTGGAGTTGTGGAAGTAAGCAAGTGTACCTtggttttaatatatatttgacCATATATAGGCTTAAGGAAGTTTaagtgaataattttttttttcttttttctttgctctactttatttattatattgatCAAACTGATACGGTGCTCTAAATTAACAATATATTATTTAGCTTAATCTGAACGGATAAAGTTATAATGCCtcatactaatttttttttgattggattaAATTTTAAAGTGTGTGTTGTTTCACCTCAGATATTAATTAGGTGGAAATGGACATTTAAAAAGAATTACAAGTAGCCCAaatgtaatttgactaattttgTAAGGTATAGTAGTGTGGATGTTATTAGGGCTTTCTTGAAACTGagtcatataatatataaatatgagAGGAATACTTTATTAATTGAACATACTTATTATCAACTCATATCAAGCACATACAGTGaagcatatataaatatacattgTTGTCACATTACAAGAATGGTACCCAACAACGCGGCAAAACACTCACACAGCATCTGAACTTTATTTTACACACTATCAGCAACGTActcataagaagaagaagaagaaggaaaaaaaaaaaaaaaaaaaaaaaaaaaaaaaaacattacaaaGAGTTGCTTCAGCTCAGATTCAATAAGGTCTCAAACGCCACAGTAGTCTTTGATAGAAGACTTGGATTTCTGACCCTCTTCTGATTGATCGAATCGAAGAAATTCAAATTGGTCAAATGGCTTATACTTGAGTGGGTGTTCATCATCCACTAGCTCTTCAGGAGTTTGTATCACCCCATTAATCAAAGCAAAATACCCAAGGGAGTATCTTGTTGTATTTTCTTTACCGTTCAACATGACTTGATGGTAAGGTGATCGTATTCTTTCATTGCTCCATgcctaaaccaaataaaaattttgatctttttcaatgagaaaaaaatagatAGGTCCCAATTGCAGATTtttgtaaaggaaaaaaaaaatcataacaacattcacataataaaaattaccatGAGTCCATCACCAGCCAAAAATAAGAAAGACGAAGGGGTGGATTCAAAAGTAACCCATTCTTCATCTTTAACCTTTATTTCCAAACCACCTACATGGTTTTGATGAAGTATAGACAAGAAGTTCTTGTCTGTGTGACCGCGTAAACCCCTATTAGTTTCATTCAGCTGGGGTGCTCGGTATTTCAAGCATCGGAGAAGGACTGTGGTTGATTCCATTTGAGTCTCAAAGTCTCCTACACCATAGCTTTCAAATACCATTCTCATCACCATTTGGTACAACTCTTCTACTAGCTTTGCATACAAATGAGTACTTTCACTGGTCCAATAAGAAtaacaagaagaaaaataaataaatcagtgttaagttttatatataaaagtgaaaaGTTAATGGGAAAGTACAAGTTTTACCTAAAAAGTTCATTGCCTGCAGGCCACATGAGATTTGTGAAACTTTCTATTCCTTCTTTAGTGATCGGGTTATCAATTCCCATACATTCATATAGGGGAAGAATGGAGATTTGACCGTAGTAGCCAAAGTAAGGTTTATCactagtgtttttaattttggtatcaTGGGGAAGATTGAATAGTTCTTCTAATTTGGCAAACATTGTTTTATGAAGCTCTAGTGGAACTTTATCATATACTGCTACGAAACAACCACACTCTTCAAGGGCGCGCTGGACATCTTTGCGAGCTGAATACCAAGCACTTGTGCCTGGTTTCATGTTCTCTATGGATAAATCCACAACAGGAATCTTGTGAGGTGTTACTGCACCCATAGCTAGTTGTTTTCTTCTACACGGATTAAGTTTTGAGGGACACACTGattgttttgttatttatataGTTTTGTTGATGCAATTGTGACATAACACagataaaaatactaataataataataaaggtcGTCATCTGTGGTGCTATATTTTCAGTACAACTTGCTGGATCTTAAAATGGAATATTCGTGGGGAGAGTACAATAATGTGCAATAGTTAATAATATgcttacttcttcttcttcttcttctatttatttatttattttttttttttcgagagtGAAAGACATGAAATTTATTAATGTAAACGAGCCAAATCAACTTGTACAAAAGGCTGAATGTTTGGTGGAACATTCTCCATCTGCACTAAAAATTCTTGTATGCTAATAGCATATCTAACCAAACTATGTGCTACAGAGTTATCTTCTCTTTTAGTATGAGAGTAAAGCACTATTTCAAATCTTTGGGAAAGCATTCTCACATCCTCAGGTAATAGACCTGATGGAGATAAAGGGTGTTCAAACTCTGTCAATGCTTGTATAACAGCCATAGAGTCCCCCTCAAGAATAGCTCGCCTCATGGCCATCTCACTTGAGAAAACTAAGGTTGTTGCTACCGCCATTGCTTCTATCTCCATTGCACTATAAGCCTAGGACAAACGCTTAGTACAAGAGTCTAAATCCAACCCATTTTCATCCCTGATGACCACACCTATTCctaatttgttttcctttgaGAACAACGCGTCATTGAAGTTTATCTTTACCATATTCACTGGAGGAGGCAACCAGTGTcacaccccaaacccaaaagggtccaaagcaAGAGAAATACATCCCAAGGGTACctgtagatttttcctttttggcaaATCAAACAAAGAGATCTTTATTTTCCCCTTTCTATTCTACAGGATAAGAATATATAACCATACTAAAATCTCTACATTACAAGTCAGAGCTCTATAACACATTTACGaacaataactaaaaatcatGTGCCTCCACATAATACATGAATATATTACAAAACTCTGATTAAATTACACAAAGTCATAATCTTATCAAGAATAAGGACCTTAACATTGAGTCTAAGCCTACCACGCCAAAGGCTAACAAACCTCAAGCGACCCACTTCCAATAGAATTAATTAAGGTCTTGTTGAACATAGCAAAATCGAGTCACCAACCATTTacagcaaaagtctccaaatttAACATAGCACTCTAATCATCACCAAAGAAGTAAGCTCCATACCCAAGGTATAGctaataaatctaaaaaactattaaaggGTGGGATGAGCTAACGCCcaataagtagcataattaatgggggtgggggaaatgtaagtttca contains:
- the LOC126725589 gene encoding probable 2-oxoglutarate-dependent dioxygenase AOP1 — its product is MGAVTPHKIPVVDLSIENMKPGTSAWYSARKDVQRALEECGCFVAVYDKVPLELHKTMFAKLEELFNLPHDTKIKNTSDKPYFGYYGQISILPLYECMGIDNPITKEGIESFTNLMWPAGNELFSESTHLYAKLVEELYQMVMRMVFESYGVGDFETQMESTTVLLRCLKYRAPQLNETNRGLRGHTDKNFLSILHQNHVGGLEIKVKDEEWVTFESTPSSFLFLAGDGLMAWSNERIRSPYHQVMLNGKENTTRYSLGYFALINGVIQTPEELVDDEHPLKYKPFDQFEFLRFDQSEEGQKSKSSIKDYCGV